DNA sequence from the Rhizobium lusitanum genome:
TGTCGTGCATTGATACTGATAGGCACGACCGAGATAAGTTCTTGTTCCCAGAACCGCGGGAAGGCCCGCGCCCTCGCGCCGAACCGCAAGTCCGTCCGCGCGGCAGGCGAGAATGAAGGTGTCGGGGATCTCTCCGTAATCGTCCTGCGAGAGCGTCATTCTGGCACCGCCCTTGGCTTCTGCCGTCACCGATGCGCCGTTGCGATCGACAACCCGCATCGCCAGCAGGTTCTCAAAGCCGACAAAGCGGGCGACGAAGGCGTTGGCTGGCTTCTGATAGAGGACTTCCGGCGTATCGAGCTGCATGATGCGGCCGGCATTCATGATGGCGACGCGGTCCGAAATCGAAAAGGCCTCTTCCTGATCGTGGGTGACGTAAAGCGATGTCGTGCCGTTGGCGCGTTGCAGCTGGCGGATCTCGACGCGCATGTCGATCCTGAGCTTGGCGTCGAGATTGGAAAGCGGCTCGTCAAACATCAGCAGTGGCGGTTCGATGACGAGGGCGCGGGCAAGCGCCACGCGCTGCTTCTGGCCACCGGACAGTGCCGAGGGTAGGCGATCGCCAAAGCCCGAGAGCCCGACGCGTTCCAGCATCTCCCCCGCCTTTTTCGAACGTGCCGCTGAAGCGATACCCCTCTGCTTCAGGCCGAAAGCGACGTTTTCAAGGACGGTCAGATGCGGGAAGAGGGCGTAGTTCTGAAACACCAGGCCGATATTGCGCGCATGAGCCGGAAGCCGCGTCAGGTCCTGATCGCCGAGACGGATCGTGCCGCTTGTCGGCTGCAGGAAGCCGGCGACCAGGCGCAGTGTTGTCGTTTTGCCGCAGCCGCTGGAGCCGAGTAGCGAGACGAGTTCGCCGGCGGCAATGGATAGCGATAGGTCCTGCAGCACGGCGGTGTTGCCGTAATGGGCGGTAATGTTTTCGATGGAAAGCGATACGGTCACGAGCGGCTACTTTGTCAGGAAGGTGAGGCCCAGCGTCGCCTCGACGATCGCCATGACGCCGACGGTGACCAGCATGAGAAGCACGGACACCGAGGCGATCGTCGGATCGAAGAACTGTTCCATATGGGCAAGGATCTGGATGGGAAGCGTGGAAATGCCCGGCCCGGTCAGGAAGACCGAGACGGAGACATCATTGATCGACGTGATGAAGGCAAGGATGAAGGCGGCGATGACGCCCGCGCGGATATTCGGCAGCACGACCGTCATGAATGTCTTTACCGGCGGGCAGCCGAGGCTGATGGCCGCTTCCTCGATGGAGAAATCGAAGCTGGCGAGGCTGGCGCTCACCACCCGCACGGAATAGGGCAGGACCAGCAGCGCATGGCCGATCAGAAGGCTGGCGAAGATCGGCAGATCGAGGCCGATGGTGATCGACTTCATCAGCGAAAAGCCGAAGACGATCTCGGGCACCAGGATCGGCAGGATAAACAGCGTCGAAAGCCAGCTCGGCAGCTCCAGCCGGTAGCGGCTGATCGCATAGGCGGCGGGAATGCCCATCAAGAGCGAGAGACCTGTGCCCAGAAAGGCCAGTTCGAAACTGGTGACCGCTGTCGTGCGGAATGCCTCGATCTCGAAGATATTCCAGAACCAGCGCAACGTCAGGCCCTGCGGCGGGAAGGTCAGATAGCTGGTGTCGCTGAAGGCCGAGCCGATGATGATGACGAGCGGCGCCAGCAGGAAGAAGAACACGCAGACGGTAAAGGCGATCAGCAGGGGATGGACGCGCTGTATCATGATCACACCGCCATCGGGTTGAGGCGCCGGGCAATGCGGCTCATGATCAGGACGATACCGATGGTCACGACGACCATGATTGCGGCGATAGTCGAGGCGCCGACCCAGTCGAAGGTCACCATGGCGCGCTGGTAGAGGAAGGTCCCCATCGTCATCTGCTTCTCGCCGCCGAGAAGCTGCGGGGTGGCATAGGAGGTGAAGCTTCCGGTGAAGACCAGCACGGCGCCGACGATAAGGCCGGGGGTGGCAAGCGGCAGGATGACCTGGCGGAAGGTCGCCGCCGGCGTTGCGCCAAGCGACGTTGACGCCTGGATCAAGTCCTGCGGGATGCCTTCGAGCACGCCGACGAGGGTGAGGATCATCAGCGGCACGAAGAGATAGACCATGGCGACGATGACCGAACCCTCGCTATAGAGCATCGAAAGCGGCTCGCTGATAACGCCGACCGACAGCAGCATGGTGTTGAGGATGCCGTTCTTGCCGAGGATGATCAGCCAGGCGAAGGAGCGCACGACAACGCCGGTCAGGAGCGGAAAGACGGCGGCGATGATCATCACGCTCTTTGCCCGGCCCGGCATCTGGGCGATGACATAGGCGGCGATGAAGCCGACGAACAGCGAGATCACCGTGGTAATGAGAGCGATCTCGATCGTCCGATAGAGAACGGTGCGGCGAAAGCCGCTGTTGAAGAAGGCGACATAGGGCGAGAAAATCCCCTTCGGCTCCATGAAGGTCGCGGCGATCGTGATGACCACCGGGACGACCAGAAAGAGCACGACGGCGACCATCGCCGGCGCCGCCAAACCCCATTTTGCAAGATGCTTCATTGGTCAAATTCCGCTAGGCAGACCATCACATGCCGAAGATTTCATTCCAGCGATCGATCCAGTCCGACTGGGCAGCGTTCAGCTTGGCATAGTCGATGCGGCCGAGCTTGGCGATCATGTCGGCGCCATAGGTCCAGAGTTTCGCCTGCTCCGGCGTCAACACGACCTTGGTGGAGACCGGCGCATCGACGCCCTGCGCGGCTTCGGCCTGCTGGACATCCTTCGAGAGGATAAAGTTGATGAACTGATGGGCCAGTTCAACATTTTCCGAACCCTTGGGAATATTGACGGTGTTGAGGGTGGCCATGTCGCCTTCCTTGAGGCTGGCCCAGGTCATCGTCGGAACGGCAGCCTGCATCGAAGCCAGCGTGAAGTCTTGCGCCAGCGCCACCTTGGCCTCGCCGGTGGAAATCAGGTTCACCAGTTCAGAGCCGGTATTATAGTTCTTGACGACGTTCGGCTTCAGTGCGGTGATTGCTTCGAAAGCCTTGTCGGTATCCTCAAAGGCATCGGCGCCCGCATGCTTGCCGGCTTCCAGAACCGTCAGTGGGCCGGCGGTGGTGGTGATGCCCGGTAGCGTGACGGCCGATTTCAGATCGTCGCGCCAGAGATCGCTCCAGGAGGTGATCGGCGGATTGACCTTCGCCTTGTCGTAGACGATGCCAACGCGGCCGATCGTATAGGCCGGGCCGTAATTGCCCTGCGGCGCCTTGGCCAGATCGTAGAGATCGGCGATGTTCGGAAGCTTGGCGCGATCGAGCTCTTGAAAGAGCCCTTGCTGGATGCCGATCTGCGAGTAGCTGTCGGTGAGATAAATCACATCGACGCCCTTGCCGCCGCGAAGCTTCAGCTTATTGAGGCGGTCAGCATTGTTGCCGGTTTCGAAGACGACATCGCAGCCGCAGATCTTCTTGAAAGGCTCGATGATGTTGGCCTTCATCTTCTCGCCATTATAGCCCCACCAGGAGATGGTCAGCGTCGTCGCCTGGGCATAAGCCGGCGGCGCGACGGCTATTGCCGCGAGAACGGCAAGACGCGCGACGCGGGACAGGGTGAGGCCTTTCATGATCGAAATCCTTATGGTCAGTGAAATCGGAACTGGGTGTCTGGATGCTGGGATACTATTTTTCGAGCATGGGGTTTACAAGCCTAAGAATTG
Encoded proteins:
- a CDS encoding ABC transporter substrate-binding protein, with amino-acid sequence MKGLTLSRVARLAVLAAIAVAPPAYAQATTLTISWWGYNGEKMKANIIEPFKKICGCDVVFETGNNADRLNKLKLRGGKGVDVIYLTDSYSQIGIQQGLFQELDRAKLPNIADLYDLAKAPQGNYGPAYTIGRVGIVYDKAKVNPPITSWSDLWRDDLKSAVTLPGITTTAGPLTVLEAGKHAGADAFEDTDKAFEAITALKPNVVKNYNTGSELVNLISTGEAKVALAQDFTLASMQAAVPTMTWASLKEGDMATLNTVNIPKGSENVELAHQFINFILSKDVQQAEAAQGVDAPVSTKVVLTPEQAKLWTYGADMIAKLGRIDYAKLNAAQSDWIDRWNEIFGM
- a CDS encoding ABC transporter ATP-binding protein, whose product is MTVSLSIENITAHYGNTAVLQDLSLSIAAGELVSLLGSSGCGKTTTLRLVAGFLQPTSGTIRLGDQDLTRLPAHARNIGLVFQNYALFPHLTVLENVAFGLKQRGIASAARSKKAGEMLERVGLSGFGDRLPSALSGGQKQRVALARALVIEPPLLMFDEPLSNLDAKLRIDMRVEIRQLQRANGTTSLYVTHDQEEAFSISDRVAIMNAGRIMQLDTPEVLYQKPANAFVARFVGFENLLAMRVVDRNGASVTAEAKGGARMTLSQDDYGEIPDTFILACRADGLAVRREGAGLPAVLGTRTYLGRAYQYQCTTRSGDIVANGALSEPMAAGSTAMLVPMPEQCCVLAPER
- a CDS encoding ABC transporter permease, coding for MMIQRVHPLLIAFTVCVFFFLLAPLVIIIGSAFSDTSYLTFPPQGLTLRWFWNIFEIEAFRTTAVTSFELAFLGTGLSLLMGIPAAYAISRYRLELPSWLSTLFILPILVPEIVFGFSLMKSITIGLDLPIFASLLIGHALLVLPYSVRVVSASLASFDFSIEEAAISLGCPPVKTFMTVVLPNIRAGVIAAFILAFITSINDVSVSVFLTGPGISTLPIQILAHMEQFFDPTIASVSVLLMLVTVGVMAIVEATLGLTFLTK
- a CDS encoding ABC transporter permease is translated as MKHLAKWGLAAPAMVAVVLFLVVPVVITIAATFMEPKGIFSPYVAFFNSGFRRTVLYRTIEIALITTVISLFVGFIAAYVIAQMPGRAKSVMIIAAVFPLLTGVVVRSFAWLIILGKNGILNTMLLSVGVISEPLSMLYSEGSVIVAMVYLFVPLMILTLVGVLEGIPQDLIQASTSLGATPAATFRQVILPLATPGLIVGAVLVFTGSFTSYATPQLLGGEKQMTMGTFLYQRAMVTFDWVGASTIAAIMVVVTIGIVLIMSRIARRLNPMAV